From one Orcinus orca chromosome 10, mOrcOrc1.1, whole genome shotgun sequence genomic stretch:
- the LOC101276578 gene encoding BOLA class I histocompatibility antigen, alpha chain BL3-7-like isoform X14, with product MAPRTLLLLLSGALALTETWAGSHSLRYFYTGVSRPGRGEPRFIVVGYVDDTQFVRFDSDAPNPRMEPRAPWVEQEGPEYWDRETRTCKDAAQIYRVDLNTLRGYYNQSEAGSHTIQEMYGCDVGPDGRLLRGYRQDAYDGADYIALNEDLRSWTAADAAAQITKGKWEAAGAAEQLRNYVEGTCVEWLLRYLETGKDTLQRADPPKTHVTHHPISDREVTLRCWALGFYPKEISLTWQRDGEDQTQDMELVETRPSGDRTFQKWAALVVPSGEEQRYTCHVQHEGLQEPLTVRWEPPQSTVPIMVLIVGLVLLVVTGAVVAGAVIWRKKHSGEKGGSYAQAAI from the exons ATGGCGCCGCGAACCCTCCTCCTGCTCCTCTCCGGGGCCCTGGCTCTGACCGAGACCTGGGCGG gctcCCACTCCCTGAGGTATTTCTACACCGGGGTGTCCCGGCCGGGCCGCGGGGAGCCCCGCTTCATCGTCGTCGGCTACGTGGACGACACGCAGTTCGTGCGGTTCGACAGCGACGCCCCGAATCCGAGGATGGAGCCGCGGGCGCCGTGGGTGGAGCAGGAGGGGCCGGAGTACTGGGATCGGGAGACGCGGACCTGCAAGGACGCCGCACAGATTTACCGAGTGGACCTGAACACCCTGCGCGGCTACTACAACCAGAGCGAGGCCG GGTCTCACACCATCCAGGAGATGTACGGCTGCGACGTGGGGCCGGACGGTCGCCTCCTCCGCGGGTACAGACAGGACGCCTACGACGGCGCCGATTACATCGCCCTGAACGAGGACCTGCGCTCCTGGACCGCGGCCGACGCGGCGGCTCAGATCACCAAGGGCAAGTGGGAGGCGGCcggtgctgcggagcaactaaggaaCTACGTGGAGGGCACCTGCGTGGAGTGGCTCCTCAGATACCTGGAGACCGGGAAGGACACGCTGCAGCGCGCAG ACCCTCCAAAGACACACGTGACCCACCACCCCATCTCTGACCGTGAGGTCACCCTGaggtgctgggccctgggcttcTACCCTAAGGAGATCTCACTGACCTGGCAGCGTGATGGGGAGGATCAGACCCAGGACATGGAGCTTGTGGAGACCAGGCCTTCAGGGGACAGAACCTTCCAGAAGTGGGCGGCCCTGGTGGTGCCTTCTGGAGAGGAGCAGAGATACACGTGCCACGTGCAGCACGAGGGGCTTCAGGAGCCCCTCACCGTGAGATGGG aaCCTCCTCAGTCCACCGTCCCCATCATGGTCCTCATTGTTGGCCTGGTTCTCTTGGTGGTCACTGGAGCTGTGGTGGCTGGAGCTGTGATCTGGAGGAAGAAGCACTCAG
- the LOC101276578 gene encoding BOLA class I histocompatibility antigen, alpha chain BL3-7-like isoform X13 has translation MAPRTLLLLLSGALALTETWAGSHSLRYFYTGVSRPGRGEPRFIVVGYVDDTQFVRFDSDAPNPRMEPRAPWVEQEGPEYWDRETRTCKDAAQIYRVDLNTLRGYYNQSEAGSHTIQEMYGCDVGPDGRLLRGYRQDAYDGADYIALNEDLRSWTAADAAAQITKGKWEAAGAAEQLRNYVEGTCVEWLLRYLETGKDTLQRADPPKTHVTHHPISDREVTLRCWALGFYPKEISLTWQRDGEDQTQDMELVETRPSGDRTFQKWAALVVPSGEEQRYTCHVQHEGLQEPLTVRWEPPQSTVPIMVLIVGLVLLVVTGAVVAGAVIWRKKHSGEKGGSYAQAAM, from the exons ATGGCGCCGCGAACCCTCCTCCTGCTCCTCTCCGGGGCCCTGGCTCTGACCGAGACCTGGGCGG gctcCCACTCCCTGAGGTATTTCTACACCGGGGTGTCCCGGCCGGGCCGCGGGGAGCCCCGCTTCATCGTCGTCGGCTACGTGGACGACACGCAGTTCGTGCGGTTCGACAGCGACGCCCCGAATCCGAGGATGGAGCCGCGGGCGCCGTGGGTGGAGCAGGAGGGGCCGGAGTACTGGGATCGGGAGACGCGGACCTGCAAGGACGCCGCACAGATTTACCGAGTGGACCTGAACACCCTGCGCGGCTACTACAACCAGAGCGAGGCCG GGTCTCACACCATCCAGGAGATGTACGGCTGCGACGTGGGGCCGGACGGTCGCCTCCTCCGCGGGTACAGACAGGACGCCTACGACGGCGCCGATTACATCGCCCTGAACGAGGACCTGCGCTCCTGGACCGCGGCCGACGCGGCGGCTCAGATCACCAAGGGCAAGTGGGAGGCGGCcggtgctgcggagcaactaaggaaCTACGTGGAGGGCACCTGCGTGGAGTGGCTCCTCAGATACCTGGAGACCGGGAAGGACACGCTGCAGCGCGCAG ACCCTCCAAAGACACACGTGACCCACCACCCCATCTCTGACCGTGAGGTCACCCTGaggtgctgggccctgggcttcTACCCTAAGGAGATCTCACTGACCTGGCAGCGTGATGGGGAGGATCAGACCCAGGACATGGAGCTTGTGGAGACCAGGCCTTCAGGGGACAGAACCTTCCAGAAGTGGGCGGCCCTGGTGGTGCCTTCTGGAGAGGAGCAGAGATACACGTGCCACGTGCAGCACGAGGGGCTTCAGGAGCCCCTCACCGTGAGATGGG aaCCTCCTCAGTCCACCGTCCCCATCATGGTCCTCATTGTTGGCCTGGTTCTCTTGGTGGTCACTGGAGCTGTGGTGGCTGGAGCTGTGATCTGGAGGAAGAAGCACTCAG GTGAAAAAGGAGGGAGCTACGCTCAGGCTGCAA TGTGA
- the LOC101276578 gene encoding BOLA class I histocompatibility antigen, alpha chain BL3-7-like isoform X20, giving the protein MAPRTLLLLLSGALALTETWAGSHSLRYFYTGVSRPGRGEPRFIVVGYVDDTQFVRFDSDAPNPRMEPRAPWVEQEGPEYWDRETRTCKDAAQIYRVDLNTLRGYYNQSEAGSHTIQEMYGCDVGPDGRLLRGYRQDAYDGADYIALNEDLRSWTAADAAAQITKGKWEAAGAAEQLRNYVEGTCVEWLLRYLETGKDTLQRADPPKTHVTHHPISDREVTLRCWALGFYPKEISLTWQRDGEDQTQDMELVETRPSGDRTFQKWAALVVPSGEEQRYTCHVQHEGLQEPLTVRWGKEGRVGWSFLSDKAGALLDMFSKVGIQA; this is encoded by the exons ATGGCGCCGCGAACCCTCCTCCTGCTCCTCTCCGGGGCCCTGGCTCTGACCGAGACCTGGGCGG gctcCCACTCCCTGAGGTATTTCTACACCGGGGTGTCCCGGCCGGGCCGCGGGGAGCCCCGCTTCATCGTCGTCGGCTACGTGGACGACACGCAGTTCGTGCGGTTCGACAGCGACGCCCCGAATCCGAGGATGGAGCCGCGGGCGCCGTGGGTGGAGCAGGAGGGGCCGGAGTACTGGGATCGGGAGACGCGGACCTGCAAGGACGCCGCACAGATTTACCGAGTGGACCTGAACACCCTGCGCGGCTACTACAACCAGAGCGAGGCCG GGTCTCACACCATCCAGGAGATGTACGGCTGCGACGTGGGGCCGGACGGTCGCCTCCTCCGCGGGTACAGACAGGACGCCTACGACGGCGCCGATTACATCGCCCTGAACGAGGACCTGCGCTCCTGGACCGCGGCCGACGCGGCGGCTCAGATCACCAAGGGCAAGTGGGAGGCGGCcggtgctgcggagcaactaaggaaCTACGTGGAGGGCACCTGCGTGGAGTGGCTCCTCAGATACCTGGAGACCGGGAAGGACACGCTGCAGCGCGCAG ACCCTCCAAAGACACACGTGACCCACCACCCCATCTCTGACCGTGAGGTCACCCTGaggtgctgggccctgggcttcTACCCTAAGGAGATCTCACTGACCTGGCAGCGTGATGGGGAGGATCAGACCCAGGACATGGAGCTTGTGGAGACCAGGCCTTCAGGGGACAGAACCTTCCAGAAGTGGGCGGCCCTGGTGGTGCCTTCTGGAGAGGAGCAGAGATACACGTGCCACGTGCAGCACGAGGGGCTTCAGGAGCCCCTCACCGTGAGATGGGGTAAGGAGGGACGTGTGGGGTGGAGCTTCCTCTCAGATAAAGCAGGAGCCCTTCTGGACATGTTCAGCAAG
- the LOC101276578 gene encoding BOLA class I histocompatibility antigen, alpha chain BL3-7-like isoform X8 produces MAPRTLLLLLSGALALTETWAGSHSLRYFYTGVSRPGRGEPRFIVVGYVDDTQFVRFDSDAPNPRMEPRAPWVEQEGPEYWDRETRTCKDAAQIYRVDLNTLRGYYNQSEAGSHTIQEMYGCDVGPDGRLLRGYRQDAYDGADYIALNEDLRSWTAADAAAQITKGKWEAAGAAEQLRNYVEGTCVEWLLRYLETGKDTLQRADPPKTHVTHHPISDREVTLRCWALGFYPKEISLTWQRDGEDQTQDMELVETRPSGDRTFQKWAALVVPSGEEQRYTCHVQHEGLQEPLTVRWEPPQSTVPIMVLIVGLVLLVVTGAVVAGAVIWRKKHSGEKGGSYAQAASSDSAQGSDVSLTDPKV; encoded by the exons ATGGCGCCGCGAACCCTCCTCCTGCTCCTCTCCGGGGCCCTGGCTCTGACCGAGACCTGGGCGG gctcCCACTCCCTGAGGTATTTCTACACCGGGGTGTCCCGGCCGGGCCGCGGGGAGCCCCGCTTCATCGTCGTCGGCTACGTGGACGACACGCAGTTCGTGCGGTTCGACAGCGACGCCCCGAATCCGAGGATGGAGCCGCGGGCGCCGTGGGTGGAGCAGGAGGGGCCGGAGTACTGGGATCGGGAGACGCGGACCTGCAAGGACGCCGCACAGATTTACCGAGTGGACCTGAACACCCTGCGCGGCTACTACAACCAGAGCGAGGCCG GGTCTCACACCATCCAGGAGATGTACGGCTGCGACGTGGGGCCGGACGGTCGCCTCCTCCGCGGGTACAGACAGGACGCCTACGACGGCGCCGATTACATCGCCCTGAACGAGGACCTGCGCTCCTGGACCGCGGCCGACGCGGCGGCTCAGATCACCAAGGGCAAGTGGGAGGCGGCcggtgctgcggagcaactaaggaaCTACGTGGAGGGCACCTGCGTGGAGTGGCTCCTCAGATACCTGGAGACCGGGAAGGACACGCTGCAGCGCGCAG ACCCTCCAAAGACACACGTGACCCACCACCCCATCTCTGACCGTGAGGTCACCCTGaggtgctgggccctgggcttcTACCCTAAGGAGATCTCACTGACCTGGCAGCGTGATGGGGAGGATCAGACCCAGGACATGGAGCTTGTGGAGACCAGGCCTTCAGGGGACAGAACCTTCCAGAAGTGGGCGGCCCTGGTGGTGCCTTCTGGAGAGGAGCAGAGATACACGTGCCACGTGCAGCACGAGGGGCTTCAGGAGCCCCTCACCGTGAGATGGG aaCCTCCTCAGTCCACCGTCCCCATCATGGTCCTCATTGTTGGCCTGGTTCTCTTGGTGGTCACTGGAGCTGTGGTGGCTGGAGCTGTGATCTGGAGGAAGAAGCACTCAG GTGAAAAAGGAGGGAGCTACGCTCAGGCTGCAA GCAGCGACAGTGCCCAGGGCTCTGATGTGTCTCTCACGGATCCTAAAG TGTGA
- the LOC101276578 gene encoding BOLA class I histocompatibility antigen, alpha chain BL3-7-like isoform X7, translated as MAPRTLLLLLSGALALTETWAGSHSLRYFYTGVSRPGRGEPRFIVVGYVDDTQFVRFDSDAPNPRMEPRAPWVEQEGPEYWDRETRTCKDAAQIYRVDLNTLRGYYNQSEAGSHTIQEMYGCDVGPDGRLLRGYRQDAYDGADYIALNEDLRSWTAADAAAQITKGKWEAAGAAEQLRNYVEGTCVEWLLRYLETGKDTLQRADPPKTHVTHHPISDREVTLRCWALGFYPKEISLTWQRDGEDQTQDMELVETRPSGDRTFQKWAALVVPSGEEQRYTCHVQHEGLQEPLTVRWEPPQSTVPIMVLIVGLVLLVVTGAVVAGAVIWRKKHSGEKGGSYAQAASSDSAQGSDVSLSLRQLPCGD; from the exons ATGGCGCCGCGAACCCTCCTCCTGCTCCTCTCCGGGGCCCTGGCTCTGACCGAGACCTGGGCGG gctcCCACTCCCTGAGGTATTTCTACACCGGGGTGTCCCGGCCGGGCCGCGGGGAGCCCCGCTTCATCGTCGTCGGCTACGTGGACGACACGCAGTTCGTGCGGTTCGACAGCGACGCCCCGAATCCGAGGATGGAGCCGCGGGCGCCGTGGGTGGAGCAGGAGGGGCCGGAGTACTGGGATCGGGAGACGCGGACCTGCAAGGACGCCGCACAGATTTACCGAGTGGACCTGAACACCCTGCGCGGCTACTACAACCAGAGCGAGGCCG GGTCTCACACCATCCAGGAGATGTACGGCTGCGACGTGGGGCCGGACGGTCGCCTCCTCCGCGGGTACAGACAGGACGCCTACGACGGCGCCGATTACATCGCCCTGAACGAGGACCTGCGCTCCTGGACCGCGGCCGACGCGGCGGCTCAGATCACCAAGGGCAAGTGGGAGGCGGCcggtgctgcggagcaactaaggaaCTACGTGGAGGGCACCTGCGTGGAGTGGCTCCTCAGATACCTGGAGACCGGGAAGGACACGCTGCAGCGCGCAG ACCCTCCAAAGACACACGTGACCCACCACCCCATCTCTGACCGTGAGGTCACCCTGaggtgctgggccctgggcttcTACCCTAAGGAGATCTCACTGACCTGGCAGCGTGATGGGGAGGATCAGACCCAGGACATGGAGCTTGTGGAGACCAGGCCTTCAGGGGACAGAACCTTCCAGAAGTGGGCGGCCCTGGTGGTGCCTTCTGGAGAGGAGCAGAGATACACGTGCCACGTGCAGCACGAGGGGCTTCAGGAGCCCCTCACCGTGAGATGGG aaCCTCCTCAGTCCACCGTCCCCATCATGGTCCTCATTGTTGGCCTGGTTCTCTTGGTGGTCACTGGAGCTGTGGTGGCTGGAGCTGTGATCTGGAGGAAGAAGCACTCAG
- the LOC101276578 gene encoding BOLA class I histocompatibility antigen, alpha chain BL3-7-like isoform X23 codes for MAPRTLLLLLSGALALTETWAGSHSLRYFYTGVSRPGRGEPRFIVVGYVDDTQFVRFDSDAPNPRMEPRAPWVEQEGPEYWDRETRTCKDAAQIYRVDLNTLRGYYNQSEAGSHTIQEMYGCDVGPDGRLLRGYRQDAYDGADYIALNEDLRSWTAADAAAQITKGKWEAAGAAEQLRNYVEGTCVEWLLRYLETGKDTLQRADPPKTHVTHHPISDREVTLRCWALGFYPKEISLTWQRDGEDQTQDMELVETRPSGDRTFQKWAALVVPSGEEQRYTCHVQHEGLQEPLTVRWGEKGGSYAQAAM; via the exons ATGGCGCCGCGAACCCTCCTCCTGCTCCTCTCCGGGGCCCTGGCTCTGACCGAGACCTGGGCGG gctcCCACTCCCTGAGGTATTTCTACACCGGGGTGTCCCGGCCGGGCCGCGGGGAGCCCCGCTTCATCGTCGTCGGCTACGTGGACGACACGCAGTTCGTGCGGTTCGACAGCGACGCCCCGAATCCGAGGATGGAGCCGCGGGCGCCGTGGGTGGAGCAGGAGGGGCCGGAGTACTGGGATCGGGAGACGCGGACCTGCAAGGACGCCGCACAGATTTACCGAGTGGACCTGAACACCCTGCGCGGCTACTACAACCAGAGCGAGGCCG GGTCTCACACCATCCAGGAGATGTACGGCTGCGACGTGGGGCCGGACGGTCGCCTCCTCCGCGGGTACAGACAGGACGCCTACGACGGCGCCGATTACATCGCCCTGAACGAGGACCTGCGCTCCTGGACCGCGGCCGACGCGGCGGCTCAGATCACCAAGGGCAAGTGGGAGGCGGCcggtgctgcggagcaactaaggaaCTACGTGGAGGGCACCTGCGTGGAGTGGCTCCTCAGATACCTGGAGACCGGGAAGGACACGCTGCAGCGCGCAG ACCCTCCAAAGACACACGTGACCCACCACCCCATCTCTGACCGTGAGGTCACCCTGaggtgctgggccctgggcttcTACCCTAAGGAGATCTCACTGACCTGGCAGCGTGATGGGGAGGATCAGACCCAGGACATGGAGCTTGTGGAGACCAGGCCTTCAGGGGACAGAACCTTCCAGAAGTGGGCGGCCCTGGTGGTGCCTTCTGGAGAGGAGCAGAGATACACGTGCCACGTGCAGCACGAGGGGCTTCAGGAGCCCCTCACCGTGAGATGGG GTGAAAAAGGAGGGAGCTACGCTCAGGCTGCAA TGTGA
- the LOC101276578 gene encoding BOLA class I histocompatibility antigen, alpha chain BL3-7-like isoform X11, which yields MAPRTLLLLLSGALALTETWAGSHSLRYFYTGVSRPGRGEPRFIVVGYVDDTQFVRFDSDAPNPRMEPRAPWVEQEGPEYWDRETRTCKDAAQIYRVDLNTLRGYYNQSEAGSHTIQEMYGCDVGPDGRLLRGYRQDAYDGADYIALNEDLRSWTAADAAAQITKGKWEAAGAAEQLRNYVEGTCVEWLLRYLETGKDTLQRADPPKTHVTHHPISDREVTLRCWALGFYPKEISLTWQRDGEDQTQDMELVETRPSGDRTFQKWAALVVPSGEEQRYTCHVQHEGLQEPLTVRWEPPQSTVPIMVLIVGLVLLVVTGAVVAGAVIWRKKHSGEKGGSYAQAASSDSAQGSDVSLRHPKV from the exons ATGGCGCCGCGAACCCTCCTCCTGCTCCTCTCCGGGGCCCTGGCTCTGACCGAGACCTGGGCGG gctcCCACTCCCTGAGGTATTTCTACACCGGGGTGTCCCGGCCGGGCCGCGGGGAGCCCCGCTTCATCGTCGTCGGCTACGTGGACGACACGCAGTTCGTGCGGTTCGACAGCGACGCCCCGAATCCGAGGATGGAGCCGCGGGCGCCGTGGGTGGAGCAGGAGGGGCCGGAGTACTGGGATCGGGAGACGCGGACCTGCAAGGACGCCGCACAGATTTACCGAGTGGACCTGAACACCCTGCGCGGCTACTACAACCAGAGCGAGGCCG GGTCTCACACCATCCAGGAGATGTACGGCTGCGACGTGGGGCCGGACGGTCGCCTCCTCCGCGGGTACAGACAGGACGCCTACGACGGCGCCGATTACATCGCCCTGAACGAGGACCTGCGCTCCTGGACCGCGGCCGACGCGGCGGCTCAGATCACCAAGGGCAAGTGGGAGGCGGCcggtgctgcggagcaactaaggaaCTACGTGGAGGGCACCTGCGTGGAGTGGCTCCTCAGATACCTGGAGACCGGGAAGGACACGCTGCAGCGCGCAG ACCCTCCAAAGACACACGTGACCCACCACCCCATCTCTGACCGTGAGGTCACCCTGaggtgctgggccctgggcttcTACCCTAAGGAGATCTCACTGACCTGGCAGCGTGATGGGGAGGATCAGACCCAGGACATGGAGCTTGTGGAGACCAGGCCTTCAGGGGACAGAACCTTCCAGAAGTGGGCGGCCCTGGTGGTGCCTTCTGGAGAGGAGCAGAGATACACGTGCCACGTGCAGCACGAGGGGCTTCAGGAGCCCCTCACCGTGAGATGGG aaCCTCCTCAGTCCACCGTCCCCATCATGGTCCTCATTGTTGGCCTGGTTCTCTTGGTGGTCACTGGAGCTGTGGTGGCTGGAGCTGTGATCTGGAGGAAGAAGCACTCAG
- the LOC101276578 gene encoding BOLA class I histocompatibility antigen, alpha chain BL3-7-like isoform X21 codes for MAPRTLLLLLSGALALTETWAGSHSLRYFYTGVSRPGRGEPRFIVVGYVDDTQFVRFDSDAPNPRMEPRAPWVEQEGPEYWDRETRTCKDAAQIYRVDLNTLRGYYNQSEAGSHTIQEMYGCDVGPDGRLLRGYRQDAYDGADYIALNEDLRSWTAADAAAQITKGKWEAAGAAEQLRNYVEGTCVEWLLRYLETGKDTLQRADPPKTHVTHHPISDREVTLRCWALGFYPKEISLTWQRDGEDQTQDMELVETRPSGDRTFQKWAALVVPSGEEQRYTCHVQHEGLQEPLTVRWGEKGGSYAQAASSDSAQGSDVSLTDPKV; via the exons ATGGCGCCGCGAACCCTCCTCCTGCTCCTCTCCGGGGCCCTGGCTCTGACCGAGACCTGGGCGG gctcCCACTCCCTGAGGTATTTCTACACCGGGGTGTCCCGGCCGGGCCGCGGGGAGCCCCGCTTCATCGTCGTCGGCTACGTGGACGACACGCAGTTCGTGCGGTTCGACAGCGACGCCCCGAATCCGAGGATGGAGCCGCGGGCGCCGTGGGTGGAGCAGGAGGGGCCGGAGTACTGGGATCGGGAGACGCGGACCTGCAAGGACGCCGCACAGATTTACCGAGTGGACCTGAACACCCTGCGCGGCTACTACAACCAGAGCGAGGCCG GGTCTCACACCATCCAGGAGATGTACGGCTGCGACGTGGGGCCGGACGGTCGCCTCCTCCGCGGGTACAGACAGGACGCCTACGACGGCGCCGATTACATCGCCCTGAACGAGGACCTGCGCTCCTGGACCGCGGCCGACGCGGCGGCTCAGATCACCAAGGGCAAGTGGGAGGCGGCcggtgctgcggagcaactaaggaaCTACGTGGAGGGCACCTGCGTGGAGTGGCTCCTCAGATACCTGGAGACCGGGAAGGACACGCTGCAGCGCGCAG ACCCTCCAAAGACACACGTGACCCACCACCCCATCTCTGACCGTGAGGTCACCCTGaggtgctgggccctgggcttcTACCCTAAGGAGATCTCACTGACCTGGCAGCGTGATGGGGAGGATCAGACCCAGGACATGGAGCTTGTGGAGACCAGGCCTTCAGGGGACAGAACCTTCCAGAAGTGGGCGGCCCTGGTGGTGCCTTCTGGAGAGGAGCAGAGATACACGTGCCACGTGCAGCACGAGGGGCTTCAGGAGCCCCTCACCGTGAGATGGG GTGAAAAAGGAGGGAGCTACGCTCAGGCTGCAA GCAGCGACAGTGCCCAGGGCTCTGATGTGTCTCTCACGGATCCTAAAG TGTGA
- the LOC101276578 gene encoding BOLA class I histocompatibility antigen, alpha chain BL3-7-like isoform X22, whose translation MAPRTLLLLLSGALALTETWAGSHSLRYFYTGVSRPGRGEPRFIVVGYVDDTQFVRFDSDAPNPRMEPRAPWVEQEGPEYWDRETRTCKDAAQIYRVDLNTLRGYYNQSEAGSHTIQEMYGCDVGPDGRLLRGYRQDAYDGADYIALNEDLRSWTAADAAAQITKGKWEAAGAAEQLRNYVEGTCVEWLLRYLETGKDTLQRADPPKTHVTHHPISDREVTLRCWALGFYPKEISLTWQRDGEDQTQDMELVETRPSGDRTFQKWAALVVPSGEEQRYTCHVQHEGLQEPLTVRWGEKGGSYAQAASSDSAQGSDVSLRHPKV comes from the exons ATGGCGCCGCGAACCCTCCTCCTGCTCCTCTCCGGGGCCCTGGCTCTGACCGAGACCTGGGCGG gctcCCACTCCCTGAGGTATTTCTACACCGGGGTGTCCCGGCCGGGCCGCGGGGAGCCCCGCTTCATCGTCGTCGGCTACGTGGACGACACGCAGTTCGTGCGGTTCGACAGCGACGCCCCGAATCCGAGGATGGAGCCGCGGGCGCCGTGGGTGGAGCAGGAGGGGCCGGAGTACTGGGATCGGGAGACGCGGACCTGCAAGGACGCCGCACAGATTTACCGAGTGGACCTGAACACCCTGCGCGGCTACTACAACCAGAGCGAGGCCG GGTCTCACACCATCCAGGAGATGTACGGCTGCGACGTGGGGCCGGACGGTCGCCTCCTCCGCGGGTACAGACAGGACGCCTACGACGGCGCCGATTACATCGCCCTGAACGAGGACCTGCGCTCCTGGACCGCGGCCGACGCGGCGGCTCAGATCACCAAGGGCAAGTGGGAGGCGGCcggtgctgcggagcaactaaggaaCTACGTGGAGGGCACCTGCGTGGAGTGGCTCCTCAGATACCTGGAGACCGGGAAGGACACGCTGCAGCGCGCAG ACCCTCCAAAGACACACGTGACCCACCACCCCATCTCTGACCGTGAGGTCACCCTGaggtgctgggccctgggcttcTACCCTAAGGAGATCTCACTGACCTGGCAGCGTGATGGGGAGGATCAGACCCAGGACATGGAGCTTGTGGAGACCAGGCCTTCAGGGGACAGAACCTTCCAGAAGTGGGCGGCCCTGGTGGTGCCTTCTGGAGAGGAGCAGAGATACACGTGCCACGTGCAGCACGAGGGGCTTCAGGAGCCCCTCACCGTGAGATGGG GTGAAAAAGGAGGGAGCTACGCTCAGGCTGCAA
- the LOC101276578 gene encoding BOLA class I histocompatibility antigen, alpha chain BL3-7-like isoform X16 codes for MAPRTLLLLLSGALALTETWAGSHSLRYFYTGVSRPGRGEPRFIVVGYVDDTQFVRFDSDAPNPRMEPRAPWVEQEGPEYWDRETRTCKDAAQIYRVDLNTLRGYYNQSEAGSHTIQEMYGCDVGPDGRLLRGYRQDAYDGADYIALNEDLRSWTAADAAAQITKGKWEAAGAAEQLRNYVEGTCVEWLLRYLETGKDTLQRADPPKTHVTHHPISDREVTLRCWALGFYPKEISLTWQRDGEDQTQDMELVETRPSGDRTFQKWAALVVPSGEEQRYTCHVQHEGLQEPLTVRWEPPQSTVPIMVLIVGLVLLVVTGAVVAGAVIWRKKHSVGDQITST; via the exons ATGGCGCCGCGAACCCTCCTCCTGCTCCTCTCCGGGGCCCTGGCTCTGACCGAGACCTGGGCGG gctcCCACTCCCTGAGGTATTTCTACACCGGGGTGTCCCGGCCGGGCCGCGGGGAGCCCCGCTTCATCGTCGTCGGCTACGTGGACGACACGCAGTTCGTGCGGTTCGACAGCGACGCCCCGAATCCGAGGATGGAGCCGCGGGCGCCGTGGGTGGAGCAGGAGGGGCCGGAGTACTGGGATCGGGAGACGCGGACCTGCAAGGACGCCGCACAGATTTACCGAGTGGACCTGAACACCCTGCGCGGCTACTACAACCAGAGCGAGGCCG GGTCTCACACCATCCAGGAGATGTACGGCTGCGACGTGGGGCCGGACGGTCGCCTCCTCCGCGGGTACAGACAGGACGCCTACGACGGCGCCGATTACATCGCCCTGAACGAGGACCTGCGCTCCTGGACCGCGGCCGACGCGGCGGCTCAGATCACCAAGGGCAAGTGGGAGGCGGCcggtgctgcggagcaactaaggaaCTACGTGGAGGGCACCTGCGTGGAGTGGCTCCTCAGATACCTGGAGACCGGGAAGGACACGCTGCAGCGCGCAG ACCCTCCAAAGACACACGTGACCCACCACCCCATCTCTGACCGTGAGGTCACCCTGaggtgctgggccctgggcttcTACCCTAAGGAGATCTCACTGACCTGGCAGCGTGATGGGGAGGATCAGACCCAGGACATGGAGCTTGTGGAGACCAGGCCTTCAGGGGACAGAACCTTCCAGAAGTGGGCGGCCCTGGTGGTGCCTTCTGGAGAGGAGCAGAGATACACGTGCCACGTGCAGCACGAGGGGCTTCAGGAGCCCCTCACCGTGAGATGGG aaCCTCCTCAGTCCACCGTCCCCATCATGGTCCTCATTGTTGGCCTGGTTCTCTTGGTGGTCACTGGAGCTGTGGTGGCTGGAGCTGTGATCTGGAGGAAGAAGCACTCAG TTGGGGACCAGATTACCAGCACTTGA